A DNA window from Rubripirellula tenax contains the following coding sequences:
- a CDS encoding Gfo/Idh/MocA family protein: protein MSDRRVRMAMVGLGFGSEFIPIYHAHPDAEVIAVCRRNEVEMNKTADRFGIASRYTDFDALLADPNVDAVHINSPIGDHAWMSLRALDAGKHVMCTVPMATTIDECRQIVEKVEETGLKYMMAETVVYSREYLFIKEMFERGELGDIQHLAASHPQDMDGWPEYWQKMVPMHYATHVVSPCLGLVDGLAEYVSCFGSGTVREDIAKKSGCKFAVETCHIKIQDMDLTAHIWRTLYDVARQYRESFDVYGTKKSFEWTLIENQPHVLHTAKMPEPEIAQPIEVPDFADRLPEPIRRFTQAQEIHDAEHLSFVQGGGHGGSHPHLVNEFVRAVLDDRSPRPDAVTSANWTCVGICAHESAISGGQIVHLPEFTLKRSSRV from the coding sequence ATGAGCGACCGTAGAGTCAGAATGGCGATGGTGGGGTTGGGTTTTGGATCCGAATTCATACCGATCTATCACGCACACCCGGATGCCGAGGTGATCGCGGTGTGCCGTCGCAACGAAGTTGAAATGAACAAAACGGCGGATCGATTCGGCATCGCCAGTCGCTATACAGACTTTGACGCGTTGCTGGCGGACCCAAATGTGGACGCGGTCCACATCAACAGCCCGATCGGCGATCACGCGTGGATGTCTCTGCGTGCACTCGATGCGGGCAAGCATGTCATGTGTACGGTGCCCATGGCCACGACGATTGATGAATGCCGACAGATCGTCGAAAAGGTCGAAGAGACGGGTCTGAAGTACATGATGGCCGAAACGGTTGTCTACAGCCGTGAGTATTTGTTCATCAAGGAGATGTTCGAACGAGGCGAGCTCGGTGATATCCAACACTTGGCGGCATCGCATCCGCAAGACATGGATGGCTGGCCGGAATACTGGCAAAAGATGGTCCCGATGCACTACGCGACACACGTGGTCAGCCCCTGTCTGGGATTGGTCGACGGGCTTGCCGAATACGTCAGTTGCTTTGGTTCGGGCACCGTTCGCGAAGACATCGCCAAGAAATCGGGATGCAAGTTTGCGGTCGAAACTTGCCATATCAAGATCCAAGACATGGATCTGACAGCTCACATTTGGAGAACCCTGTATGACGTCGCGCGACAGTACCGCGAGAGCTTTGACGTGTACGGGACGAAGAAGAGTTTCGAGTGGACATTGATTGAAAACCAGCCTCACGTTCTGCACACCGCAAAGATGCCGGAACCCGAGATCGCACAACCGATCGAGGTGCCCGACTTTGCGGACCGCTTGCCCGAGCCCATTCGACGGTTCACACAGGCACAAGAAATCCACGATGCCGAGCACCTTTCATTCGTGCAAGGTGGTGGTCACGGAGGTTCGCATCCTCACCTGGTCAACGAGTTTGTGCGTGCGGTGTTGGACGACCGATCACCTCGCCCCGATGCAGTCACATCGGCCAACTGGACGTGCGTTGGTATCTGTGCGCACGAATCGGCAATCAGCGGTGGCCAAATCGTTCACCTGCCCGAGTTCACACTCAAGCGTAGTTCACGGGTCTAG
- a CDS encoding XylR family transcriptional regulator: MEKQKSVALLIESSNAYARGLLSGIASYIHEHELWSIYMIEQERGAPPPAWLKDWNGDGLIARIENDAIANVVRKLKIPLVDVSAARKVKKIPWVETNDTAIARIAFEHFRERGFVHFAFCGELEFMWSIQRQQAFERFVNDAGFCCSVFTPNTKPTKTLSLKRERTRMAKWLLALPRPTGILACYDIKAQQVLDVCREYGIKVPMEIALLGVDNDELLCDLCTPPLSSIIPAAHQTGREAAAMLDVLMNGGTVEPLAKLLEPLGVATRQSTDVLAIDDPEIACVVRFIRDHCCDGINVKDVLKTVPLSRRVLEHRFQSIIGRTPHQEIVRRRIDRVRQLLVETELTLAEISQRCGFQNQEYMSVSFRREMDVPPATYRRNARRRYEDDPTNESS, from the coding sequence ATGGAAAAACAAAAATCAGTTGCGTTGCTGATCGAGTCTTCGAATGCCTATGCGCGGGGACTTTTAAGCGGCATCGCCTCCTACATTCACGAACACGAGCTCTGGTCGATCTACATGATCGAACAAGAACGCGGCGCTCCCCCGCCGGCCTGGCTGAAGGATTGGAACGGCGACGGACTGATCGCGAGAATCGAGAACGATGCGATCGCAAACGTTGTTAGAAAACTAAAGATCCCGTTGGTCGACGTCAGTGCCGCTCGCAAGGTTAAAAAGATTCCCTGGGTCGAAACCAATGACACTGCGATCGCACGAATCGCCTTTGAACATTTTCGTGAACGCGGATTCGTACACTTTGCTTTCTGCGGTGAACTGGAATTCATGTGGTCGATTCAGCGACAACAGGCGTTCGAACGTTTCGTGAACGACGCGGGATTTTGTTGCAGCGTGTTCACACCAAACACCAAACCCACCAAGACTCTCTCCCTCAAACGCGAGCGAACTCGAATGGCGAAATGGCTGCTGGCATTGCCGCGGCCCACCGGGATCTTGGCTTGTTACGACATCAAGGCTCAACAAGTCTTGGACGTCTGCCGTGAATACGGCATCAAGGTTCCGATGGAAATTGCGTTGCTGGGCGTCGACAATGACGAACTCCTGTGCGATCTGTGTACACCTCCGCTATCGAGCATCATTCCGGCCGCCCATCAAACCGGTCGCGAAGCAGCCGCCATGCTAGATGTGCTGATGAACGGAGGGACAGTCGAACCACTGGCCAAACTTCTTGAACCGCTCGGCGTCGCGACTCGCCAATCCACGGACGTGCTGGCAATTGACGATCCCGAAATCGCATGCGTTGTTCGCTTCATTCGCGATCATTGCTGTGACGGCATCAACGTCAAAGATGTGCTCAAGACCGTCCCACTTTCGCGCCGCGTACTCGAGCATCGCTTTCAATCCATCATCGGCCGCACGCCTCACCAAGAGATCGTCCGACGTCGAATCGATCGAGTTCGGCAACTGTTAGTCGAAACAGAGTTGACGCTGGCGGAAATCTCCCAGCGATGTGGATTCCAGAACCAAGAATACATGAGCGTTTCCTTTCGACGCGAGATGGACGTGCCACCCGCCACGTACCGCCGAAACGCGAGAAGACGATACGAGGATGATCCGACGAACGAATCCTCGTAG
- a CDS encoding EamA family transporter: protein MTAALLYTLGILMLKRSTDWKPGPWRTTLFCNWVTAIIFLPMLWWGEPVHDWSLWWQPVVSGGFFAAGQTLVVLALTRGDVSVATPMLGLKILFVAVLLACFTDQSPSARTWPAAGLAVVAVACLSFRGQSLVPGSAKDDGSKASRFAMGKLSYTVITSIAAAVAYATFDSTVQVWAPRFCAATFLPLVMISSATFSLGMIPMLEGRFRDIPRPTWRWLLPGAALTGLQSVFLTYAIGTWGHAAATNVVYSSRGLWSVLAVVFVGQFFSREEYHAPRSVQAMRLLGALLIMIAIALIL from the coding sequence ATGACGGCAGCACTTCTGTACACACTCGGCATTCTAATGCTGAAGCGGTCGACCGACTGGAAGCCTGGACCGTGGCGTACCACTCTGTTTTGCAATTGGGTCACCGCGATCATATTCTTGCCGATGCTGTGGTGGGGCGAACCGGTCCATGACTGGTCGCTGTGGTGGCAACCCGTGGTTTCGGGAGGGTTCTTTGCTGCTGGACAAACGTTGGTCGTTTTGGCGCTGACGCGCGGAGACGTTTCTGTTGCGACGCCGATGCTTGGGCTGAAGATTCTGTTCGTGGCTGTACTATTGGCTTGTTTTACCGACCAGTCGCCATCGGCGAGAACCTGGCCTGCGGCGGGACTGGCGGTCGTTGCAGTCGCCTGCCTTAGTTTTCGAGGGCAATCTCTCGTTCCTGGGTCAGCGAAAGACGATGGATCGAAGGCCTCTCGTTTCGCGATGGGAAAACTGAGCTATACGGTGATCACCTCGATTGCGGCCGCCGTGGCGTACGCAACTTTCGATTCGACGGTACAAGTCTGGGCTCCTCGGTTTTGCGCAGCAACTTTTCTGCCATTGGTCATGATTTCGTCCGCCACTTTTTCACTCGGCATGATTCCGATGTTGGAAGGTCGCTTCCGTGATATTCCTCGGCCGACATGGCGATGGTTGCTACCCGGTGCGGCACTAACAGGTTTACAATCCGTTTTCCTTACGTACGCGATCGGAACTTGGGGACATGCCGCGGCAACCAACGTGGTCTACAGCTCTCGGGGTTTGTGGAGTGTGCTTGCCGTCGTATTCGTGGGACAGTTTTTTTCGCGAGAAGAATACCATGCGCCGCGCAGCGTTCAGGCGATGCGGTTGTTGGGGGCACTGCTGATCATGATCGCGATCGCTTTGATCCTTTAA
- a CDS encoding sulfatase family protein, producing MTPHPFAFCLYLLAGTLTLNVTTALAERPNFVILIADDVSYNDLGCFGSLDARTPRINALAMEGLRFSNAFLTASSCSPSRSSIITGRYPHNNGQAAELHQAISGHLPSFTGTLRDNGYFTCLAGKHHMTWDDAATVAAPTEPFDKVFQPNNKGNSGGHANWINAIEQRPVNQPFCFWFASLDAHRDWDSDQQWDEASYGPMHEPDRLHLPPAFVDTPETREDFASYLNEVTRFDHFVGRVIDRLKVEGVFDNTYIFVLADNGRPFPRAKTRLHDDGMQTYLIATGPKIQRPGAVCDSLVSVIDIAPTITQLAGAEKPESFQGESMLPLFEDLTSTIRPYAFSEHNWHDYESLARSVRDGRWLLIKNFRPQFAMQGPADSVRSPTHQALRSAAASAEPLTPIQADVLAAPRPETELYDTAGDPHQIHNLADDPKYAVIQSRLLSTLRTWREKTGDDIPEKITPDFFDRDTGDSLHLGKAVADQRRQPYPGNRHRADTINHAGF from the coding sequence ATGACACCTCATCCATTTGCTTTTTGCCTCTACCTGCTCGCCGGCACACTGACGCTCAACGTGACGACTGCCCTCGCCGAGCGACCTAACTTTGTGATCTTGATCGCCGATGACGTCAGCTACAACGATCTCGGCTGTTTTGGCAGCCTGGATGCCCGCACCCCCAGAATCAATGCTCTTGCGATGGAAGGCCTGCGTTTTTCGAATGCGTTTCTAACGGCCAGTAGTTGCAGCCCGAGCCGCAGCAGCATCATCACCGGGCGCTACCCACACAACAATGGACAAGCCGCCGAACTTCATCAAGCAATCTCGGGGCACTTGCCTTCGTTCACCGGAACCCTGCGTGACAACGGATACTTCACGTGCCTGGCCGGCAAACACCACATGACGTGGGATGACGCCGCGACCGTGGCCGCGCCGACGGAGCCGTTCGACAAAGTTTTTCAACCCAACAACAAGGGCAACTCGGGTGGTCACGCGAACTGGATCAACGCGATCGAGCAGCGTCCGGTGAATCAACCGTTTTGTTTTTGGTTCGCCTCGTTGGACGCGCATCGCGACTGGGATAGCGACCAACAGTGGGACGAAGCGTCGTACGGCCCGATGCATGAACCCGACCGTCTGCATCTGCCGCCGGCGTTTGTGGACACCCCAGAGACTCGCGAGGATTTCGCATCGTACCTGAACGAGGTCACTCGATTCGATCACTTTGTCGGTCGGGTAATTGACCGTCTGAAAGTCGAAGGCGTTTTCGATAACACGTACATCTTTGTGTTGGCCGACAACGGACGTCCGTTTCCGCGAGCCAAGACACGACTGCATGACGACGGGATGCAAACGTACCTGATTGCCACGGGGCCAAAAATTCAACGGCCCGGTGCCGTCTGCGACTCGCTGGTCAGCGTGATTGACATCGCACCCACGATCACACAATTGGCGGGTGCTGAGAAGCCGGAGAGTTTTCAGGGCGAATCGATGCTACCGTTGTTCGAAGACCTGACGTCAACCATTCGTCCGTATGCGTTCTCGGAACACAACTGGCATGATTACGAGTCGCTTGCGCGTAGCGTGCGAGATGGCCGGTGGCTGTTGATCAAAAACTTCCGCCCACAGTTCGCGATGCAAGGACCAGCCGACTCGGTTCGCAGCCCGACGCACCAAGCATTGCGATCCGCCGCCGCTTCGGCGGAACCCTTGACTCCGATCCAGGCGGACGTATTGGCAGCACCGCGACCCGAAACCGAACTCTATGACACCGCAGGCGATCCACACCAAATTCACAACTTGGCCGACGATCCGAAATATGCTGTGATCCAATCGCGTCTTCTCAGCACGCTTCGAACGTGGCGAGAAAAAACAGGAGACGATATTCCCGAGAAGATTACACCAGATTTTTTCGATCGCGACACCGGTGATTCGCTGCACCTGGGAAAGGCGGTCGCCGACCAACGAAGGCAACCGTATCCAGGGAATCGGCATCGGGCCGACACAATCAACCACGCGGGGTTCTAG
- a CDS encoding right-handed parallel beta-helix repeat-containing protein: MLLNKISLAVLIALNLPSAAFSATIELGPDGDWFSILSGDRLAPGDEVVLRQGVYSDARRLVIRHCGVLGKPITIRCATHETVVFKRPDAKQNTLNLEGTQHLQLVGFEITGGSSGIRIGPYQGRQPSDVVLEGLHIHDIGGVAVTCNHEAGDYKRMTFRGNHIHHTGGHGEAFYLGGNNGTAIISDSLIEDNYIHHLDGDNISQGDGVEIKQGSYGNRIVSNVIHDTKYPGITVYGTAGRTQNLIEHNLIWNTGDHGIQAAADSIIRNNFIADAGGCGIYSREHQRAVPNSLRIEGNFVITRKNAALRIIGSTSEATGSGVQLIANRLFTANGHPAIRIDNVVKVSIDQNRGQGEIIGKDVDSKQWSTLTQPDHVDFPELSGHLVWRYLRRSIVESIFTESVIRK, translated from the coding sequence GTGCTGTTAAACAAAATCAGCCTCGCCGTACTGATCGCATTGAACCTGCCGTCGGCGGCATTTTCCGCAACGATCGAACTTGGTCCCGACGGAGACTGGTTCAGCATACTTTCGGGCGATCGTCTTGCGCCAGGCGACGAAGTCGTATTGCGACAGGGTGTCTACAGCGATGCACGACGCTTGGTGATCCGACATTGTGGCGTCTTGGGAAAACCAATCACGATCCGGTGCGCCACACACGAAACCGTCGTCTTCAAACGTCCCGATGCCAAGCAAAACACGCTCAATTTGGAAGGCACCCAACATTTGCAACTAGTCGGATTTGAGATTACCGGCGGATCATCTGGGATTCGCATCGGACCTTACCAGGGCCGACAACCCAGTGACGTGGTCCTGGAAGGTTTGCATATTCACGATATCGGTGGAGTCGCGGTGACATGCAACCACGAAGCCGGCGACTACAAACGAATGACGTTTCGCGGCAACCATATTCACCATACCGGTGGTCATGGCGAAGCGTTTTATTTAGGAGGCAACAACGGGACCGCGATCATCTCTGACTCGTTGATCGAAGACAATTACATCCACCACCTCGACGGAGACAACATCAGCCAAGGCGACGGTGTCGAGATCAAACAGGGAAGCTACGGAAACCGGATCGTCAGCAATGTCATTCACGACACCAAATACCCGGGGATCACGGTCTATGGAACTGCCGGCCGAACGCAAAACCTGATTGAGCACAATTTGATCTGGAACACCGGTGATCACGGCATCCAGGCCGCTGCGGATTCGATCATTCGCAACAACTTCATTGCCGATGCCGGTGGTTGCGGAATCTATTCGCGCGAACATCAGAGGGCTGTCCCCAACAGTTTAAGAATCGAAGGCAACTTCGTTATCACTCGAAAGAATGCGGCGTTGCGAATCATTGGATCGACATCGGAAGCGACCGGTTCAGGCGTCCAACTGATTGCCAACCGATTGTTTACCGCGAATGGCCACCCCGCAATTCGAATCGACAATGTCGTGAAGGTCTCCATCGACCAGAACCGAGGACAAGGCGAAATCATTGGCAAAGATGTGGATTCCAAGCAATGGAGTACACTCACGCAACCCGATCACGTCGACTTCCCCGAATTGAGTGGTCACCTTGTGTGGCGGTATCTTAGGCGATCCATCGTCGAGTCCATTTTTACCGAATCGGTGATTCGGAAATAG
- a CDS encoding sulfatase-like hydrolase/transferase: MKRSQTIFAIALFALVSARLAVAGQPNILVILADDLGYSDIGCYGGEIATPNINAMANAGLQFTRFRGTPMCVTSRIALMAGMPMDYAGGHAYSHAAPLPMVMKQAGYRTMMTGKWHAGEPDPRSKDLFDRSFGFLGGMTDCFIGGNDWFLDDQPFNDFANDFYSTTAFADKSIEFMKESVAMKKPFLMYVALNAPHHPCQAPEATVKKYENRYGVGYDAIRQQRRAKQIEMGLIDPAWTMTPLGNEVRVWDQLSDHRRRIEAGRMAAYAAAVDEVDIAVGKLTTFVRDAGIEDDTIVIFLSDNGGDYSNGSIDGDEKQIAWKPHGNPSSSNGWAAVKATPFRYYKHACHEGGIAVPMVIQWPAGISLDSGDRVDAAASIVDLYPTLIELAGATYPAEFAGHATRPLAGSSLVPLMKPNGHRESKPVFEYYDFSRSWIDDEWKAVSLYNGPWQLFDLRSDRGESIDLAAQHPHRLKQLSDRWIAFADESGIPNATEPVSSVQHGWGWHRLKMACPSLVAMTPANGSVTESTSVRLRIEFAGAIDFRGTENRSIRVYCEPDEATPIWTLDPDATHPSQGKRQVDLGELPMLEPGKQYYVLWDPGWIRVDGRPVGPLNDGAYWWRFTTPN; encoded by the coding sequence ATGAAACGATCTCAAACCATTTTCGCTATCGCTCTTTTCGCACTGGTCTCGGCCCGTTTGGCGGTCGCTGGTCAGCCGAATATTTTGGTGATTCTGGCGGATGACTTGGGATACTCCGATATCGGTTGCTACGGTGGCGAGATTGCGACACCCAACATCAATGCGATGGCTAACGCAGGATTGCAGTTCACTCGTTTTCGCGGGACTCCGATGTGCGTCACGTCGCGGATTGCGTTGATGGCGGGAATGCCGATGGACTATGCCGGCGGACACGCGTACTCACATGCCGCACCGCTTCCGATGGTGATGAAGCAAGCCGGCTATCGAACGATGATGACGGGAAAGTGGCATGCCGGCGAACCCGACCCCAGATCGAAAGACTTGTTTGATCGATCATTCGGATTTCTCGGCGGCATGACCGACTGTTTCATTGGCGGCAACGATTGGTTCTTGGACGATCAACCGTTCAACGACTTTGCCAACGATTTCTATTCGACCACTGCTTTTGCCGACAAAAGCATCGAGTTTATGAAAGAGTCGGTGGCGATGAAGAAGCCGTTCTTGATGTATGTGGCGTTGAATGCGCCCCACCATCCATGCCAGGCTCCTGAAGCAACGGTAAAAAAATACGAGAACCGATACGGCGTTGGGTACGATGCGATTCGCCAGCAACGTCGTGCGAAGCAGATCGAAATGGGATTGATTGATCCGGCGTGGACCATGACGCCGCTTGGAAATGAAGTTCGTGTCTGGGATCAACTGAGCGATCACCGACGTCGCATCGAAGCCGGGCGAATGGCCGCCTACGCGGCCGCCGTTGACGAAGTCGACATCGCGGTGGGGAAGCTAACGACTTTTGTGCGTGATGCGGGAATCGAAGACGACACGATCGTCATTTTTTTGTCGGATAACGGCGGCGACTACAGCAACGGTTCGATCGACGGCGACGAGAAACAGATCGCGTGGAAACCCCATGGCAACCCGTCATCAAGCAACGGATGGGCAGCGGTGAAGGCAACTCCATTTCGATACTACAAGCACGCCTGCCATGAAGGTGGGATCGCCGTACCGATGGTGATCCAATGGCCCGCTGGCATCTCTCTAGACTCAGGCGACCGTGTGGATGCAGCAGCCAGCATCGTTGACTTGTACCCGACGCTGATCGAATTGGCGGGTGCGACTTACCCGGCTGAGTTCGCCGGTCATGCGACTCGCCCGCTGGCGGGATCGTCACTTGTTCCTTTGATGAAACCGAACGGCCATCGCGAATCAAAACCGGTCTTCGAGTACTACGACTTCTCGCGGTCGTGGATCGACGACGAATGGAAGGCCGTCAGCCTTTACAACGGACCCTGGCAATTGTTCGACCTGCGGTCCGATCGCGGCGAGTCAATCGACTTGGCTGCTCAACATCCCCATCGATTGAAACAACTTTCGGATCGATGGATAGCGTTCGCCGACGAATCCGGTATTCCAAACGCGACCGAACCCGTATCGAGCGTCCAACACGGTTGGGGATGGCACCGATTGAAGATGGCTTGCCCGAGCCTCGTTGCGATGACACCGGCAAACGGATCGGTAACCGAATCGACATCGGTACGCCTTCGCATCGAATTTGCCGGCGCGATCGATTTTCGCGGCACCGAGAATCGATCGATTCGCGTCTACTGCGAGCCCGACGAAGCGACGCCGATTTGGACTCTGGATCCCGACGCCACTCACCCGTCGCAGGGCAAACGGCAAGTCGATCTTGGCGAGTTGCCGATGCTGGAACCAGGAAAACAGTACTACGTCCTCTGGGATCCGGGTTGGATCCGCGTCGATGGTCGGCCGGTAGGCCCGCTGAACGACGGCGCGTATTGGTGGCGTTTCACGACACCGAACTAG
- a CDS encoding TonB-dependent receptor, producing the protein MTTERPNTERKALAVNLDARRYGSFAEIGAGQEVVRWFFRVGAAAGTIAKSMSAYDMSVSDAIYGHCERYVCRQRLQDMLDREHALNLERLKESRGDTTAFFAFADTVSARNFHGTNECHGWMGIRFQAHPRDQDSQIIIHVRMLDTENALQQEALGIVGVNLLYGAFFLNHEPDQLIESLLDNLSTRRIEIDMIEFSGIAFRHVDNRVMSLRLVQLGLSSAAMFSADGEVLQPSEVLYKKPILVERGSFRPVTNVNVDMLDAAKAKFVEEEGVDADQVVSLAEITMRNLKANGDIDLRDFLARVDMLAACGMTVLISDYFEYYRLAAYLARYSKKKIGITMGAASLVELFDEKYYTSLDGGILESFGRLFKNDLKLYIYPLLNRESGDLTTVDNLKVAEEIRTLYRYLVDKGCIEQLDTHDPSHLSTFSREVLRQIEKGDPNWVDHVPTEVAELIQNRGFFGYRKPAVAKIAAKPVAKLVAKSTPPLEMAQELLESIESSSIG; encoded by the coding sequence ATGACTACCGAACGACCAAACACAGAACGCAAAGCACTGGCCGTCAACTTGGACGCCCGCCGCTACGGATCATTCGCCGAAATCGGCGCCGGCCAAGAAGTCGTTCGTTGGTTCTTTCGAGTCGGTGCCGCCGCCGGAACGATCGCAAAGAGCATGTCGGCTTATGACATGTCCGTCAGCGACGCGATCTATGGGCATTGCGAACGGTATGTTTGCCGCCAACGTTTGCAAGACATGCTGGACCGCGAACATGCGTTGAACCTCGAGCGGCTGAAAGAAAGTCGCGGCGACACAACGGCATTCTTCGCGTTCGCCGATACCGTTTCGGCTCGCAACTTCCACGGCACCAACGAGTGTCATGGTTGGATGGGCATTCGCTTCCAAGCTCACCCACGCGACCAAGATAGCCAAATCATCATCCACGTCCGGATGTTGGACACCGAAAACGCGTTGCAACAAGAAGCTCTCGGCATCGTCGGCGTGAACTTATTGTACGGTGCGTTCTTCCTGAACCACGAACCGGACCAATTGATCGAATCGCTGCTTGATAATCTGAGCACGCGACGCATCGAGATCGACATGATCGAGTTCTCGGGGATCGCGTTCCGTCACGTGGACAATCGGGTGATGAGCTTGCGATTGGTTCAACTAGGACTTAGCAGCGCAGCGATGTTCTCGGCCGATGGCGAAGTGTTGCAGCCGTCGGAAGTGTTGTACAAGAAGCCCATTTTGGTCGAACGCGGTAGTTTCCGCCCGGTCACGAACGTCAATGTCGACATGCTGGATGCTGCCAAGGCAAAGTTCGTTGAAGAAGAAGGCGTCGACGCCGATCAAGTGGTTTCGCTGGCCGAGATCACGATGCGAAACTTGAAAGCGAACGGGGATATCGATCTTCGGGACTTCCTCGCTCGAGTCGATATGTTGGCGGCTTGCGGGATGACCGTTCTGATTTCCGATTACTTCGAATACTATCGATTGGCCGCCTACTTGGCTCGCTACTCGAAAAAGAAGATCGGCATCACGATGGGCGCGGCCAGCCTTGTCGAGCTGTTCGACGAAAAGTATTACACCAGCCTCGATGGCGGAATCCTCGAATCGTTCGGTCGGTTGTTTAAGAACGATTTGAAGTTGTACATCTATCCGTTGCTCAACCGCGAAAGCGGCGATCTGACGACGGTGGATAACTTGAAGGTGGCCGAAGAGATTCGCACGCTCTATCGATACTTGGTCGACAAGGGTTGTATCGAACAGCTCGACACGCACGATCCGTCGCACCTATCGACGTTCTCTCGTGAAGTCCTGCGGCAAATCGAAAAAGGCGATCCGAATTGGGTTGACCACGTTCCAACCGAAGTCGCGGAACTGATTCAGAATCGCGGCTTCTTCGGCTATCGTAAACCGGCGGTCGCGAAGATCGCGGCGAAGCCAGTTGCCAAGTTAGTCGCGAAATCAACTCCGCCGCTCGAAATGGCTCAGGAATTGTTGGAGTCGATCGAGTCTTCATCGATCGGTTAG